From the Osmerus eperlanus chromosome 19, fOsmEpe2.1, whole genome shotgun sequence genome, one window contains:
- the dtx2 gene encoding probable E3 ubiquitin-protein ligase DTX2 isoform X1, which produces MATATGSCVGINGSINGPSVSTTTSGAPGQSQPMVVVWEWQDDLGYWRPYSGQVSGYIEQYFSSPRGHRGGGPGSTSICLGQSDPSLSPYLIDIPSLKQFRQDTGKTRSVRRTLFAQSSGLGSGVFWEWANDEGGWTPYETRTSILLEHSYQARQATADLASHGYNYIVDLTALAQVNKGTGFRRQVRRQGNLPYPLALATSVIHSGPACSCHQCLSHSSTGPMPSRSRHSFSSGQLSRPSLQGQGRATGAHPTSVYSPYPRRPLSVGGMAWGGPWPPTPSGHLHGMPLSHPSSSANGLSVPAIPVQLNGSTSVSSALAGMASILMSAVGLGVRFTSAPLPQQQQAPPPPLFPHTNSTSSSSKNPSNSSVRRGKRQHRTATAQKPEEVIHRYMEEVASAQDEDCSICMDRLSCPSGYDTASEGGGPSIPPAAVGKFTKCGHTFHMLCMLAMYNNGTKDGSLQCPSCKTIYGEKTGTQPKGKMEIYSLSQSLPGHPDHGIIQIIYSIPPGTQGPEHPNPGQPYTCRGFPRFCFLPDNDKGRKVLELLKVAWTRRLIFTVGTSSTTGERDTVVWNEIHHKTEMMSNVSGHGYPDPNYLDNVLSELASQGVTEDCLTKQPGSNQAAPGSGF; this is translated from the exons ATGGCCACTGCCACTGGGTCTTGTGTAGGGATAAACGGGTCCATAAATGGTCCCTCTGTCTCCACCACAACCTCGGGGGCACCTGGACAGTCACAGCCTATGGTCGTGGTATGGGAATGGCAAGATGATCTTGGGTATTGGAGACCGTATAGTGGCCAGGTGAGCGGCTACATCGAACAATACTTCTCCTCTCCGCGGGGACACAGAGGTGGGGGACCTGGTTCCACCAGCATCTGCCTCGGACAATCAGACCCCAGCTTGTCGCCTTATCTCATAGATATACCCAGCCTAAAACAGTTCCGCCAGGATACAG GAAAGACGCGGTCTGTACGTCGTACACTATTTGCCCAGTCCTCTGGCCTTGGCAGTGGTGTGTTCTGGGAGTGGGCCAATGACGAAGGAGGCTGGACCCCGTACGAGACTCGAACCTCGATCCTATTAGAGCATAGCTACCAGGCCCGGCAGGCCACTGCCGACCTGGCTTCTCATGGCTATAACTACATAGTGGACCTCACAGCTCTGGCCCAGGTCAACAAGGGCACAGGTTTTAGACGGCAGGTGCGTCGGCAGGGGAACCTCCCATACCCACTAGCCTTGGCCACCTCGGTCATTCactctggccctgcctgctcctGTCATCAGTGTCTGAGCCACAGCAGCACAGGCCCAATGCCCAGTCGCTCGCGCCACTCCTTCTCCTCCGGGCAGCTCAGCAGGCCCAGCCTCCAGGGCCAGGGTAGGGCTACTGGAGCCCACCCCACCTCTGTGTACTCACCGTATCCCAGAAGGCCCCTGTCTGTCGGGGGAATGGCTTGGGGAGGTCCCTGGCCCCCGACACCCTCTGGTCATCTACATGGAATGCCCCTGTCCCACCCGAGCAGTAGTGCCAATGGCTTGAG TGTCCCTGCCATCCCAGTGCAGCTGAATGGATCCACCAGTGTGAGCTCAGCCTTAGCAG GCATGGCCTCCATTTTGATGTCAGCAGTGGGGCTCGGAGTTCGCTTCAccagtgcccccctcccccagcaacagcaagctcctcctcctcctctcttcccccacaccaacagcaccagcagcagcagcaaaaaCCCCAGCAACAGCTCCGTtaggaggggaaagaggcagCACAGGACAG CCACGGCTCAGAAACCAGAGGAGGTTATTCACCGCTACATGGAGGAAGTAGCCTCGGCCCAGGACGAG GACTGCAGCATCTGTATGGACCGCCTGTCCTGTCCCTCAGGCTATGACACCGCCTCCGAAGGCGGGGGCCCGTCCATCCCCCCAGCCGCCGTGGGGAAGTTCACCAAGTGCGGACACACCTTCCACATGCTCTGCATGCTGGCCATGTACAACAACGGAACCAAG GACGGTAGCCTCCAGTGCCCTTCGTGTAAGACAATCTACGGGGAGAAGACAGGGACTCAGCCCAAGGGGAAGATGGAGATCTACAGCCTGTCCCAGTCCCTCCCCGGCCACCCAGACCACGGCATCATCCAGATCATATACAGCATACCCCCTGGAACACAG GGTCCAGAGCACCCTAACCCAGGTCAGCCCTACACTTGCAGAGGCTTTCCACGCTTCTGTTTCCTTCCAGACAACGACAAGGGTAGAAAG GTACTGGAGCTGCTGAAGGTGGCGTGGACCCGCCGCCTCATCTTCACCGTGGGAACCTCTAGCACCACAGGCGAACGTGACACAGTGGTGTGGAACGAGATCCACCACAAGACGGAGATGATGTCCAACGTGTCAGGCCATGGCTACCCGGACCCCAATTACCTGGACAATGTACTGTCAGAACTGGCCTCTCAAGGGGTGACCGAGGACTGTCTCACCAAACAACCAGGATCCAACCAAGCAGCACCAGGCTCCGGAttctaa
- the dtx2 gene encoding probable E3 ubiquitin-protein ligase DTX2 isoform X2, translated as MATATGSCVGINGSINGPSVSTTTSGAPGQSQPMVVVWEWQDDLGYWRPYSGQVSGYIEQYFSSPRGHRGGGPGSTSICLGQSDPSLSPYLIDIPSLKQFRQDTGKTRSVRRTLFAQSSGLGSGVFWEWANDEGGWTPYETRTSILLEHSYQARQATADLASHGYNYIVDLTALAQVNKGTGFRRQVRRQGNLPYPLALATSVIHSGPACSCHQCLSHSSTGPMPSRSRHSFSSGQLSRPSLQGQGRATGAHPTSVYSPYPRRPLSVGGMAWGGPWPPTPSGHLHGMPLSHPSSSANGLSVPAIPVQLNGSTSVSSALAATAQKPEEVIHRYMEEVASAQDEDCSICMDRLSCPSGYDTASEGGGPSIPPAAVGKFTKCGHTFHMLCMLAMYNNGTKDGSLQCPSCKTIYGEKTGTQPKGKMEIYSLSQSLPGHPDHGIIQIIYSIPPGTQGPEHPNPGQPYTCRGFPRFCFLPDNDKGRKVLELLKVAWTRRLIFTVGTSSTTGERDTVVWNEIHHKTEMMSNVSGHGYPDPNYLDNVLSELASQGVTEDCLTKQPGSNQAAPGSGF; from the exons ATGGCCACTGCCACTGGGTCTTGTGTAGGGATAAACGGGTCCATAAATGGTCCCTCTGTCTCCACCACAACCTCGGGGGCACCTGGACAGTCACAGCCTATGGTCGTGGTATGGGAATGGCAAGATGATCTTGGGTATTGGAGACCGTATAGTGGCCAGGTGAGCGGCTACATCGAACAATACTTCTCCTCTCCGCGGGGACACAGAGGTGGGGGACCTGGTTCCACCAGCATCTGCCTCGGACAATCAGACCCCAGCTTGTCGCCTTATCTCATAGATATACCCAGCCTAAAACAGTTCCGCCAGGATACAG GAAAGACGCGGTCTGTACGTCGTACACTATTTGCCCAGTCCTCTGGCCTTGGCAGTGGTGTGTTCTGGGAGTGGGCCAATGACGAAGGAGGCTGGACCCCGTACGAGACTCGAACCTCGATCCTATTAGAGCATAGCTACCAGGCCCGGCAGGCCACTGCCGACCTGGCTTCTCATGGCTATAACTACATAGTGGACCTCACAGCTCTGGCCCAGGTCAACAAGGGCACAGGTTTTAGACGGCAGGTGCGTCGGCAGGGGAACCTCCCATACCCACTAGCCTTGGCCACCTCGGTCATTCactctggccctgcctgctcctGTCATCAGTGTCTGAGCCACAGCAGCACAGGCCCAATGCCCAGTCGCTCGCGCCACTCCTTCTCCTCCGGGCAGCTCAGCAGGCCCAGCCTCCAGGGCCAGGGTAGGGCTACTGGAGCCCACCCCACCTCTGTGTACTCACCGTATCCCAGAAGGCCCCTGTCTGTCGGGGGAATGGCTTGGGGAGGTCCCTGGCCCCCGACACCCTCTGGTCATCTACATGGAATGCCCCTGTCCCACCCGAGCAGTAGTGCCAATGGCTTGAG TGTCCCTGCCATCCCAGTGCAGCTGAATGGATCCACCAGTGTGAGCTCAGCCTTAGCAG CCACGGCTCAGAAACCAGAGGAGGTTATTCACCGCTACATGGAGGAAGTAGCCTCGGCCCAGGACGAG GACTGCAGCATCTGTATGGACCGCCTGTCCTGTCCCTCAGGCTATGACACCGCCTCCGAAGGCGGGGGCCCGTCCATCCCCCCAGCCGCCGTGGGGAAGTTCACCAAGTGCGGACACACCTTCCACATGCTCTGCATGCTGGCCATGTACAACAACGGAACCAAG GACGGTAGCCTCCAGTGCCCTTCGTGTAAGACAATCTACGGGGAGAAGACAGGGACTCAGCCCAAGGGGAAGATGGAGATCTACAGCCTGTCCCAGTCCCTCCCCGGCCACCCAGACCACGGCATCATCCAGATCATATACAGCATACCCCCTGGAACACAG GGTCCAGAGCACCCTAACCCAGGTCAGCCCTACACTTGCAGAGGCTTTCCACGCTTCTGTTTCCTTCCAGACAACGACAAGGGTAGAAAG GTACTGGAGCTGCTGAAGGTGGCGTGGACCCGCCGCCTCATCTTCACCGTGGGAACCTCTAGCACCACAGGCGAACGTGACACAGTGGTGTGGAACGAGATCCACCACAAGACGGAGATGATGTCCAACGTGTCAGGCCATGGCTACCCGGACCCCAATTACCTGGACAATGTACTGTCAGAACTGGCCTCTCAAGGGGTGACCGAGGACTGTCTCACCAAACAACCAGGATCCAACCAAGCAGCACCAGGCTCCGGAttctaa